One genomic region from Bubalus bubalis isolate 160015118507 breed Murrah chromosome 24, NDDB_SH_1, whole genome shotgun sequence encodes:
- the MRM2 gene encoding rRNA methyltransferase 2, mitochondrial, whose translation MAGSLKLVWASLQRQRFHTAGSCYKSRTGAEHLWLTRHLRDPFVKAAKVESYRCRSAFKLLEMNERHQILRPGLRVLDCGAAPGAWSQVAVQRVNAAGTDPSAPVGFVLGVDLLHIFPLEGATFLCPADVTDPRTFRKIQELLPGGRADVILSDMAPNATGIRSLDHDRLISLCLSLLDMVPHVLHPRGTFLCKTWAGSQSHRLQKRLTEEFQNTRTVKPEASRKESSEVYLLATQYRGKPGGL comes from the exons ATGGCGGG GTCCTTGAAACTGGTGTGGGCTTCCCTTCAGCGTCAAAGGTTCCACACCGCTGGAAGTTGCTACAAGAGCCGGACTGGCGCTGAGCACCTGTGGCTGACGCGGCACTTGAGGGACCCGTTTGTGAAAGCTGCGAAGGTGGAAAGTTACCGATGTCGAAGCGCCTTCAAGCTCCTGGAAATGAACGAGAGGCACCAGATCCTACGGCCTGGCCTCCGGGTGTTAGACTGTGGGGCTGCCCCTGGCGCGTGGAGCCAGGTGGCCGTGCAGAGAGTCAACGCTGCGGGCACAG ACCCCAGTGCTCCTGTTGGCTTTGTGCTTGGGGTAGATCTTCTCCACATATTCCCCCTGGAAGGAGCAACGTTTCTATGCCCTGCTGATGTGACTGACCCTAGAACCTTCCGGAAAATCCAAGAGCTGCTTCCTGGTGGGAGAGCAGATGTGATCCTGAGTGACATGGCACCCAACGCCACGGGGATCCGCAGCCTCGACCACGACAGGCTCATTAGCTTGTGCTTGTCCCTTCTGGACATGGTTCCACATGTCCTGCACCCCAGGGGGACATTCCTTTGTAAAACCTGGGCTGGAAGTCAGAGCCATCGGTTACagaagagactgactgaggaaTTCCAGAACACAAGGACTGTAAAGCCCGAGGCCAGCAGGAAAGAATCATCAGAGGTGTACCTCCTGGCCACACAGTACCGAGGGAAGCCAGGAGGTCTGTGA